A stretch of Astyanax mexicanus isolate ESR-SI-001 chromosome 21, AstMex3_surface, whole genome shotgun sequence DNA encodes these proteins:
- the cdadc1 gene encoding cytidine and dCMP deaminase domain-containing protein 1: MAAPHSPGPADPQPQRGGVTGGVRGISTQTDSRVQGPGPRLSKVNLFTLLSLWMELFPKKKSQEQDNGSAGDTGLVVVQDQRVLGLHCSGSVHAGQVAVLRHGSRLKGCDLYFSRKPCSTCLKMIINAGVNRISYWPADAEITLLSDEERAAEEARLDAQAAERLKSNSRAHICVMLQPLANSMLQFVEETSRNSDFLGRMAADDQSRDIGELFMEERLKHWDNFSRRFCIEDAEQHRKLLEKMGLENFSTDPYFITLRQHMKDLIKVLASVAASVPVQEHEYGFYETETTPTKDSTLPQEVVWHCIIQAALLAYRTEDPKVGVGTVIWAEDKWQSECDGMGTMYLVGCGYNAYPAGSKYAEFPQMDTRQEERCNRKYRYIIHAEQNALTFRSTEVRGQEKTMLFVTKCPCDECVPLICGAGIKQIYTTDLDSGKDKHDISYMRFSQLSQVQKFIWQKSPAARSASEKSRPPLANGHLKHRREEDTDCHNKRQRT, from the exons ATGGCAGCTCCGCACAGCCCTGGTCCCGCAGACCCGCAGCCGCAGCGCGGAGGAGTGACCGGCGGAGTGAGGGGGATCAGCACGCAGACGGACAGCAGGGTTCAGG GCCCCGGACCAAGACTGTCCAAAGTCAACCTCTTCACATTGTTGAGTCTATGGATGGAACTTTTCCCTAAGAAGAAATCTCAGGAACAAGATAATGGATCT GCCGGAGACACCGGACTGGTGGTGGTTCAGGATCAGAGAGTGCTGGGGCTGCACTGCTCTGGGTCGGTGCATGCAGGTCAGGTAGCAGTGCTCAGACATGGATCCAGGCTAAAGGGGTGTGATCTCTACTTCTCCAGAAAGCCCTGCTCAACCTGTCTCAAGATGATCATCAACG cTGGTGTGAACAGGATCTCTTACTGGCCTGCTGATGCTGAAATAACCCTGCTCTCTGATGAAGAAAGAGCTGCAGAGGAGGCCAGGCTGGACGCTCAAGCTGCCGAACGGTTAAAATCCAACAGCAGAGCTCATATATGTGTGATGCTTCAGCCTCTAGCCAACTCCATGCTTCAGTTCGTAGAGGAGACGTCCCGCAACAGCGACTTCCTGGGAAGAATGGCGGCAGATGACCAGTCCCGGGACATCGGTGAACTCTTTATGGAGGAACGGCTGAAGCACTGGGATAATTTTTCTAGAAGGTTCTGCATAGAGGATGCAGAACAGCACAGGAAGCTGCTGGAGAAGATGGGTCTGGAGAACTTTAGCACTGACCCGTATTTCATTACGCTGCGGCAGCACATGAAAGACCTGATTAAGGTTCTGGCTTCTGTAGCTGCCAGTGTTCCTGTTCAAGAACATGAGTACGGGTTCTATGAGACAGAAACCACACCCACTAAGGACAGTACACTACCTCAGGAGGTTGTGTGGCACTGTATTATACAGGCTGCACTGCTGGCTTATAGAACAG AAGATCCTAAAGTGGGAGTCGGTACAGTCATTTGGGCAGAAGACAAATGG CAGTCTGAGTGTGATGGAATGGGCACCATGTACCTGGTGGGCTGTGGTTATAACGCGTACCCTGCAGGGTCGAAGTACGCCGAATTCCCACAGATGGACACCAGACAGGAAGAGAGATGCAACCGCAAGTACCGGTACATCATCCACGCCGAGCAGAATGCGCTCACGTTCAG GAGCACTGAAGTGAGGGGGCAGGAGAAGACCATGCTCTTCGTGACGAAGTGTCCGTGTGATGAGTGTGTGCCTCTGATTTGCGGCGCAGGCATCAAGCAGATTTACACCACTGACCTGGACAGCGGCAAAGACAAGCATGACATCTCCTACATGCGCTTCAGCCAGCTCAGCCAAGTGCAGAAGTTCATT tggcaAAAATCACCTGCGGCCAGAAGTGCTTCTGAAAAGTCTCGTCCACCTCTAGCAA ATGGCCACTTGAAGCACAGAAGGGAAGAAGACACTGACTGTCATAACAAGAGACAGAGAACATAA
- the cab39l gene encoding calcium-binding protein 39-like, which produces MPLFGKSHKSPTDIVKALKDNLSILVKQDKKTEKASEEVSKCLVAMKEILYGTNDKEPHTETVAQLAQELYNSGLLISLVENLQVIDFEGKKDVCQIFNNILRRQIGTRSPTVEYFCSHQEVLFILLKGYETAQVALNCGIMLRECIRHEPLAKIILHSEHFNDFFSYVEMSTFDIASDAFATFKDLLTRHKVLVAEYLEQNYDAVFENYEKLLHSENYVTKRQSLKLLGELLLDRHNFTVMTRYISKPENLKLMMNLLRDKSPNIQFEAFHVFKVFVANPNKTQPIVDILLKNQTKLIDFLSNFQKDRTDDEQFNDEKTYLIKQIRDLKKPAS; this is translated from the exons ATGCCACTGTTTGGTAAATCCCACAAGAGTCCTACGGACATTGTGAAGGCCCTCAAGGATAACCTGTCCATTCTGGTCAAGCAGGACAAGAAGACAGAGAAG GCATCAGAGGAGGTGTCTAAATGTCTGGTTGCGATGAAAGAGATCCTGTACGGCACCAATGACAAAGAGCCACATACGGAGACGGTGGCCCAGCTGGCCCAAGAGCTGTACAACAGCGGCCTGCTCATTTCACTGGTGGAGAACCTGCAGGTCATCGACTTCGAG GGTAAGAAGGACGTGTGCCAGATTTTTAACAACATCCTGCGCAGGCAGATCGGCACCCGCAGCCCCACAGTGGAATACTTCTGCTCCCATCAGGAAGTGCTCTTCATCCTGCTCAAAGG GTATGAGACTGCTCAGGTGGCTCTGAACTGTGGCATCATGCTGCGCGAGTGCATCCGGCACGAGCCGCTCGCCAAAATCATCCTGCACTCTGAGCACTTCAATGACTTCTTCAGCTACGTAGAGATGTCCACATTCGACATAGCCTCAGACGCTTTCGCTAccttcaag GATCTTCTCACAAGACACAAGGTTCTAGTGGCAGAATATTTAGAACAGAACTACGATGCA GTCTTTGAGAACTACGAGAAGCTGCTGCACTCTGAAAACTATGTGACGAAGAGGCAGTCATTGAAG CTATTGGGAGAGCTCCTCTTGGACAGACACAACTTCACTGTGATGACACGGTACATCAGCAAGCCGGAGAATCTCAAGCTCATGATGAATCTACTGAGAGACAAAAGCCCCAACATCCAGTTCGAGGCGTTCCACGTCTTCAAG GTGTTTGTGGCCAACCCGAACAAGACGCAGCCGATCGTAGACATCCTTCTGAAGAACCAGACGAAACTCATCGACTTCCTTAGCAACTTCCAGAAGGACCGCACGGACGACGAACAGTTTAACGATGAAAAGACGTACCTCATCAAACAGATACGAGACTTAAAGAAGCCCGCCTCCTAA